The region CGGCGCGCGAAAAGATCGAGGCTGCAGGTGGCTCGGCGACCGTTGTATCGAGGACGGCTGAGGCGGGGAAGGCCAGCGATTAGCGACGTGCGCCAGGCTAGTCATAGGGGTTCAAGGTCATGATCGAGAATTTCATCAACAGCGTCCGCAATATCTTCGCCGTGCCTGACCTGCGCAGACGTGTTTTCTTTACGCTTGCGATGCTGGCGATCTACCGCATTGGTTCGCACGTGCGGACGCCCGGCATCGACCCGGACGCACTCGCTGCTCTCTGGAACACCGGCGACCTGCAGCGCAGTCTGGCGGGTGTGATGGACTTGTTCTCGGGCGGGAACTTTAAGGTAGTCTCGATCTTTGCGCTCGGAATCACTCCTTACATTACAGCGTCGATCATACTTCAGTTGATGACGGTTGTGAGCGCGCGACTAAAGGCGCTTCAAGAAGAAGGCGAGCTGGGGCGAAGAAAGATCACGCAGTATACCCGCTACCTGACGGTTGTGCTTTGCTCGGTCCAGTCGTTCGGCATCGCGTACTGGCTGCAGAATCAGCAAACGGGCAGCGGATCGCTTGTGCGCGATCCCGGTGTCGGCTTCCTTGCGATGACGATGCTGACGCTTTGTACCGGCACCACATTCATCATGTGGCTTGGCGAACAGATAACCGAGCGCGGGGTTGGCAACGGAATAAGTTTGATAATTTTCGCGGGTATCGTGCTCAGGTTACCGTCGGCAGCCCAGACGATGTATGAGAAGCTGATCAGCGGTGGAACCGGCACTGCGCTCGGAGTGATCGCCTTGTTCCTAGTGATGGTACTTATCATCGCGGGCATCGTTTTTGTTGAGCGCGGGTTCCGGAAGGTGCCAATAAATCACGCGCGGCGCATGGTCGGCCGCCAGTCGATACCGCAGCAACAGACTCACATGCCGTTGAAGGTCAACATGGGGGGCGTGATTCCGGTGATCTTCGCATCGTCGATACTGGCGTTCCCGCAGACTATTCTCGGCTTCATAGGGACCGACCCTACACAGACAACCGGATGGCGAGCCTGGCTCTCGAGGTTTGCGGTTGAGATCGGCGGTCAAGGACATCCGCTTCACTATCTCATATATGCCACGGCGATAATCTTCTTCACGTTCTTCTACGTTTCGATCATCTTCAACACGGACGAAGTGGCAAACAATTTGCGCAAGAATGGGGCGTTCGTCCCGGGCATCCGGCCGGGCAAACGAACGGCTGATCACTTGAACGAGATACTCACGCGACTGACGACGGTCGGCGCTACATACCTGGCGATGGTTGCGTTGCTTCCGCAGTTCTTGCTTCAGGGCTTTCAATTCCAGTACCTTCCGCTCATCGGTCCGTGGATCGACAACGGGCTTCGGTCCAACCCTTTGACGTCGTGGTTGACGACGGGGATAGGCGTGAACTTCTTTTTCGGAGGAACCAGCTTGCTGATCGTAATCGGCGTAGCGATGGATACGATGAATCAGATCGAATCTCAACTGATCATGCGCCACTATGATGGATTCCTCGGTCCGCGAGGCCGCCGGCTGCGTGCACGCCGCAGCTACTAGAACTGTTATGCCTGAGATCATCGTGTTGATGGGGCCGCAGGGCGCGGGTAAGGGCACGCAGGCGCAGATGCTGGCCGAAAGAAATGGACTTCCCCTGGTCGCTACTGGAGATATGCTGCGCGAGATTGCGCTCAGCGATATGCCGCTCGGTTTGCAGGTTAGAGAAGTGCAAGCCGCCGGTCAACTTGTTTCAGACGACATTCTTGCCCAGGTTGTGCAAACGCGTCTGAGCCGCCCCGATTGCGAGCGAGGCTGCATACTCGATGGCTTTCCGAGAACGCTTCCACAGGTGCGGCTTCTTGAGTCGATCGCCAGGGCGCTCGGGCATAGAATTACTGCCATGAGTATTGAAGCACCGCGCGAGTTGCTGGCCAAGCGGTTGGCGGGCCGGCGAACGTGCAGCGCGTGCGGCGCGATTTACAACGTCTATTTCA is a window of Acidobacteriota bacterium DNA encoding:
- the secY gene encoding preprotein translocase subunit SecY, whose translation is MIENFINSVRNIFAVPDLRRRVFFTLAMLAIYRIGSHVRTPGIDPDALAALWNTGDLQRSLAGVMDLFSGGNFKVVSIFALGITPYITASIILQLMTVVSARLKALQEEGELGRRKITQYTRYLTVVLCSVQSFGIAYWLQNQQTGSGSLVRDPGVGFLAMTMLTLCTGTTFIMWLGEQITERGVGNGISLIIFAGIVLRLPSAAQTMYEKLISGGTGTALGVIALFLVMVLIIAGIVFVERGFRKVPINHARRMVGRQSIPQQQTHMPLKVNMGGVIPVIFASSILAFPQTILGFIGTDPTQTTGWRAWLSRFAVEIGGQGHPLHYLIYATAIIFFTFFYVSIIFNTDEVANNLRKNGAFVPGIRPGKRTADHLNEILTRLTTVGATYLAMVALLPQFLLQGFQFQYLPLIGPWIDNGLRSNPLTSWLTTGIGVNFFFGGTSLLIVIGVAMDTMNQIESQLIMRHYDGFLGPRGRRLRARRSY
- a CDS encoding adenylate kinase, translating into MPEIIVLMGPQGAGKGTQAQMLAERNGLPLVATGDMLREIALSDMPLGLQVREVQAAGQLVSDDILAQVVQTRLSRPDCERGCILDGFPRTLPQVRLLESIARALGHRITAMSIEAPRELLAKRLAGRRTCSACGAIYNVYFKPSSTEGVCDLDGQPLFTRSDDNEESIAQRLALYDEKTRPLLDYYADSGRLYKVDGSGTPDDVFARMAKLLGTRADAN